From the genome of Solanum lycopersicum chromosome 7, SLM_r2.1:
ATGTCTTTTCTTCAAATGCTAGAAAAATACATTACAAGAATCAATAAAATGACTGAATTTGTTTCTGGTCACTCTCCAAGTGTTTtcccattttctttttctagctGTGGAGTGTCCTTACAGCAAAAACTATAGAAATAACTTAATTACTTGATataatctttttcaaaattttctgatCGGAAAGGAAAACTTTCCATATACCGATATAGTCTAAAACCAATTTAGTGACTTCAATCTTTGCCTCTTGTGCCTATATCAGAAGCAGCCCTAGCCAAATAAAGCGCAATATCATGCAAATAATATCTGCAATCTCAAGTTTCTGCTTTAACACTCAGGATGTAGCTTAGATGGTGAGTTGTAACTTTACATCCTCTCAATTTTACCTTCTTAGGTATGGAGTCCGTGATATGGATGGAAGTGCTGAGAGAATCTTACAAGCTGCCATGGGCACTCCAGAGGATCATTCAATTATATTCCTTGCTCATAATGGTCCAACAGGTGTATAGCTTGCTGAAGTAGTATTTTTTTGAGTTACTTGTACCTGTTGCGGGAAATTTTTGTGGTTTAAGTATTAAGAGTTGGGAGATGCAGGGTTAGGTGCTGACGTGGATGACATCTGCGGAAGAGACTGGTTTATTGATGGTGGTGACCATGGTGACCCAGGTAATACTTGTGAATTGATATCTTTCTTACTGATTCATCAGTACACACCCCACTTATCCCAATGAGAGTGCACTAAGCTCGCTCTATGTGTGGGACTGACGATAAGGGTTTATTAGACTCAGCCTTACTCTGCAAGAGTTTGTTTACGCAGCTTGACCTCTCCAGGTCACTTTACTAGTTACGTCAAGGCTTCCGATGAGATTGTTTCATGATTTTGTGCAGATCTAGCACAAGCCTTAGCCAAATTAAAGGAGGCCTCTCCATATTCGGTCCCTCTGGTCATTTTCGGTCACATGCACAAACAGCTTGCTTCTGGAAATGGCCTTCGCAAAATGATAGTAGTTGGAAATGATAATATCATATACTTGAACGGAGCTATAGTTCCACGGGTCAGGCCTCCAGCTTTGACAGCAGAATCTGAAGGAACATCACGAGCGTTCACCATCGCAGAAATGGCAAATGGAAGAGTGGAGAAGATAGCAGAAACGTGGATTTCTGTTATCGGAGATGAAACAAGATTAGAGGAGGAACATATACTGTTTAGCAGTTCTAGCAGAGGTACGCTCCATTCATCTCttttgtaaatatattatttgaggAGCAAATATCACTTAAATTGGTATTCAAAACTCACttataaatatgtaaatatatgaTCACTATTTATTACTTTGTTTGCATTGAGATTTTAATGCTTCGTTGTTCAAAAGGAAGTTAGTCCAATTTGTTCACAtcattaacttttttttgtccTACAAGAATGGAACTCTAAAATGCAACAACATATCTTgaactaaaagaaaaacaaaacatttATTCAAGTTGGACACAAGCCCTAAAGTACAAACAATGCATTATATTGCTTGTTTTACACTTAAGTCCTCTAGTCTTAAACtacaagaaaaatgaagaaaagagatCAAAACTATGGTAGGTTGATCTATAGAATACtcattttcaaaagacttaaataAGTTTGCTCTCTcctatctatttttttttatatatattaaaagatgaaaaatcaaTTAGGCATAATTTATTCTTACTATTTACTATAGTTATTTTCCAATGCATTTTccaaaatattgaatatttaaaagatgatatagaattttttttatcatatttattactCGTTAAGAGTGTGTCAAATTAGTAAGAGtattgaacaagtaaaaatgaacggACGAGAAAGTAAGTAGTAGCGAATAATTAAATACTATAATCAAAAGTGAAAAGGGATGTCAAAAAATGATGATCCTTTACCTAGACTTctacaaacaaaacaaaaaacgGAAAAGGGTTAAAATTGTCCATAAACTATGCGAAATAGATCACTTATACCCTCCATCACATTTTGGGATCAAAAATATCCTCGCTGTTATCCTAAGAGACCACAAATACCCTCAAGAGTTAGCACCTCAATTTTTTAATGACGTAGCATGCCACATAGGCCTAATTTCTCCACCTAAGCGTTGCCAATTAAGATTCACTACAAAAGAACTTAATCTTTAGTGGCGACAAAGTTGCcacaaaatctcaaaatattgAGTGATTTTTATTGACGACTAAtagtaaaatctattttttcaacaaaaaaatatgataatcaatTTTTGATTGCAacctaattttctaaaataaataacttgcaatattaatattaaaaacacCCAATATTATCacgaaaaatcatgaaaaattcTTTTCGATTCACATCTCCTACTATATAATGCAtcattgtacattttatacatttttatataatataaaaataaaacagtgTCTTCAAACTCCTACTTAATCGATATCATTTgcgtttttttaaaaacataatgaagaaaaaaacacaaaattagaatttaatgttAAACACTTTTAGTGACAATTTTTTGGGCTTTTGTGGCAACTATTATCGCCGCTAAATATCTAATTCTTTTGTAATTAATCCTAATTGGCAACACTTAGGTGGAGGGATTAGCCCTATGTAGCATGCCACATCACCAAAAAATTGAGGTGTTAACTCTTGAGAATATTTATGGTCTCTTACGATAACAATGGAGATATTTTTAATCTCAAAATGTAACAAAGGATATAAAAGGGCAATTTTAACCCTTTtccaaacaaaaaatgaatatagtGTATAAGATAAATAATCAAAAGTTGTTGTAAACATTATGCTTCTGTTGACTcaattctttttataaattaaaaaaacacttgAAGACAGACAGAGACCTCTTTAAAAGCTCAATATCCACTTGGTGCACCAATTCCAAGCATTCTGATGAGACCTTTTTGaccaaataatataatttcctttaAACTAAAGCTTCCTCTTTTTATAGttttgagaaaagaaaatataataattgcaACTTTAGTTTAGTACTACTACTATATAATATGTACAAATAACAATCACTCAT
Proteins encoded in this window:
- the LOC101258078 gene encoding uncharacterized protein isoform X1; its protein translation is MFNGSTLLHAPTQFRGITGSVRHPAPSKLVVGHFPMEYSVRIVVVGDVHDDWNLEEDRKALQLLKPDLVLFTGDFGNENVDLVRSIADLEITKAVILGNHDAWNTQKFSGKEKDAVQLQLECLGDEHVGYRRMDLPMLKLSIVGGRPFSCGGRPLFRKQLLKARYGVRDMDGSAERILQAAMGTPEDHSIIFLAHNGPTGLGADVDDICGRDWFIDGGDHGDPDLAQALAKLKEASPYSVPLVIFGHMHKQLASGNGLRKMIVVGNDNIIYLNGAIVPRVRPPALTAESEGTSRAFTIAEMANGRVEKIAETWISVIGDETRLEEEHILFSSSSRGTLHSSLL
- the LOC101258078 gene encoding uncharacterized protein isoform X2, encoding MFNGSTLLHAPTQFRGITGSVRHPAPSKLVVGHFPMEYSVRIVVVGDVHDDWNLEEDRKALQLLKPDLVLFTGDFGNENVDLVRSIADLEITKAVILGNHDAWNTQKFSGKEKDAVQLQLEWYGVRDMDGSAERILQAAMGTPEDHSIIFLAHNGPTGLGADVDDICGRDWFIDGGDHGDPDLAQALAKLKEASPYSVPLVIFGHMHKQLASGNGLRKMIVVGNDNIIYLNGAIVPRVRPPALTAESEGTSRAFTIAEMANGRVEKIAETWISVIGDETRLEEEHILFSSSSRGTLHSSLL